CCTTGTCTTAAGGCAATGGTGCTGCACTGTAGTACAAAGTCTTCTCCTTTCCAAATTAgagtaaatgttgcatttcatttggaaatcaaggtcccgcAGACTGGAGAAGAACTGAATTAGAAGAGAATTCAAAGTTGCTGAAAGTTTAGTTTGAAGTTGACACAGTCAGTGCCATGTCACCAGCTCACATCGAGTCATTGTGTTTTATCAAGTGCAAAATCAACAAAGGTGTCTACCTGGACATTttggagcacttcatgcttcgcTCTATTGACGAGGCTTActgagatgctgatttcatctAACAGTTGCTTTAATGAAAATGGTAGGACATCAGCTTTGATTTCTCCCCGCACTTAGCTGACCTAAAGGAGAATCTTGAGAGGAAGACGAGAGATCCCAGACACAACAATGCACGCGAGCTATTTATTATCTATTATCTAACTATTAATAAAGCATGCTGAGCTTCTTTGAGACCTCGACACACCCACTGACTAATTACCTTCATGCTATGCTGTAAATTCATACAGGAGGAGCCCTCCCCAATGGTTGAGTGTACGTTGAACCATACATAGAAACGCTTTTCAGAAGACATCTGTATTTAGATTtgtgtatttaattattttctcgGCCTTGTTAAGTGAAAACTTTTCTGTAAGCCCCAATCATCACAATTAAACAGAAATGACTGCTTGAAATGTATCTTTTACACTTTTTGAAAGGTACAGTATTGTAACTTTTTCATGTTATTCTATCTTACTGAGAGGGACATGCACAACGATATGAATAACCTTTGATTTCTGacacatttaaatcttttatcCCCCACAACTGTGGCGTTCGCAGGTttagataaatattttttgtgccTAGTTACTGTTACTGAGGGGCGGGGCCGGGCCGGGGTGAATTTGCCTTCTGATTGGTGCGGTAACGAGTGACGAAATCAACTCTGTGAGTTGTAGTTTAGCCAACCCTTCTGTTTACTTGAAAGGTGAGCGGGGGCGGGGCTCCCGAACTGCAACACCCACAATGCAACTCCGGCAAACTGCGCACTTGTGGGCAAATCCAAAGAGTCGAAAGCAGGTTTAGCTGAGGAAGGACATTGAATGACTTTGTCTCCGTGTGTGTTTTAGCGTGACGAAAAGTTGTGTCGAGGACAGTTCTGTAGCGGCACCCGGCGCCAATGGAGGCTCTCATACCTGTCATTAATAAGCTCCAAGATGTATTTAACACAGTCGGCGCGGATATCATTCAGCTGCCCCAGATAGTTGTCGTTGGAACCCAGGTGAGAAAGGCTAACAAGTTTTCCCAGCCTGCGTAAACTAGTTGTCGCGGCTGTTCCCGTCGCATTTGTCGCCCTGCTCGTTCTCAGCTCCAGCCAAGCAGCGTAATAAGAAGCTCAGTCGACCGTGCTCTGTAGTTTGATGCTGGATTTGATAAACCAGCTCTGGGGAGCTAAGTTAGCATTAGCTGCATAGGCTCTCCTGTCCTAACTGGTTCTGACAGTTGACACGAGCGAGCATCTCCGTTATCGCAGCCCTAAACAATAAAGCTtctgttcctcctcctcttaGCTCTGCTAGTTTAGTTAGACACGGTTCTTCCTCATGAACGATTctgctttttaactttttgagtTCACAGGGTACATCCGAAGGAAAGGAAAGGCGTTATAAATCATCGATCAGCCTAATAAGTAGCtatgtttagctttttttttttttttttttcgtagaCAAagaattgaattttttttatgtattaacTGTTATCGCTACCGTGGGTAAACATTGGAGCCTAATTGGTTTAAAGTGTCGGGTTTTGTCCAAGAGATTTAGCCTCAGCGGTCGGCTAATAGGATGTGACTGTCCCAGACAGTTTGGCCTCTGGTTGTCAGGGAGAGATAAGACACGGGGGAGGATGTTTTACATGTCTGTGTTTTGCCCTGGCCTAATAAGTGTCCTCCAAACAGCGTTAGCCTGAGACCCACAGTCTCATTGATTCTTCTCCTACAAAGTAAATAAGGCATGGGCTTCAGTAAGTTAAgcttcaaactgtttaataataCCACTGTAGTTTTAGTTCAAAAATCTACCTTAATAGTAAAAAACCTaacctgtttgtttctctttggtCCTGTCGTTTTGGAAAGAAGGTGGTTTTCTGGAACGTAACAGACATGGCTTGAATTGCCTAAACGTGTGCGTTCAAGTCAATAAGCTTGCTTAAAGAGAATTATGTTGGATGTTTACAAGGAATGTTTAAGACATGAGGACAAATTCCTCTGGATAAGCGCTCGCTGCTTCCCAGCGTTGAGTTTAGTGATGCGCCAATCAGGCTCTGACCAATGATAATGGTTGTTTATTCTTTCAGATCAGCCATGCTGGACTCTTAGGGTTGTAGCATGTAGAGGAGAACACGTGTTAATGGTTCTCTGACAGTGGTAGCAGTCTTGAAATGTACAAATTACACGATTGTTCTTACTTACGTGTCGAAGTAGgagtttttaacctttttttatgaCTGAGGTGTTTCTTTTCTAGACAGTAAATGGTGTGAATTCTTGGTTTTAATGCAAAGAGTGCTACTGAGTTATTGGGATCTGAAGTCCCCCCCGGCCAGAGTCAGAAATCGTGGAATAAACGACACCAACACAACGAAAAATATGATAGTAGAAGTAATAGATGAAGCAGCGTACAAATGAAATGTATAACTTTACTGTTTTACAGGCTTCATGTGGAAACTGTGGGTATATTTAAGCTTTTTTGAGGCCTAAATGAAGATGGTTCAGTTAAAGACATGTGAAAGCACAGCAGCCCTATATTAGCTCGTAGATTTTAGGCGACACCGACAAGCAAAGCGATGCCTttcagtacactgcaaaaacggatctaaaaataagtcaaatgttcttaaagttaatgtatttgtccttgatttgagcaggtaaataagttcttttgccaatggaatgagtattttgacccctaaaataagataattagacatcctgcacttgaaataagatgatggagatgagttgttcctattttaagtgcaaaaatcttattacattggcaaatcatgttatttatctgctcaaatcaaggacaaacacactaattttaagaacgttttacttattttaagttttgtttttgcagtataAAAATCCTTGCTGGAACGTCGTCACAAACCTGACGGAACAGTTTTGATCAACTCCACCCTGAATCTGGCTCTTTCCTGTCAAATGCGCCTTCGGTGCGAATCAGATGCCACACTAGGTGTGACCAGTCGTCACACGTGTGCTGCTCTGGATCTGCATCAAGATGCGACTGGTTTTTCCTGTTGCAGGGTGGTCCGTGTTTTCCCTGTAGCCACGTCGTTGTGACGCTGTTTTCTGGTGGTGTTTGTAACGTCCATCGCTGTTGTCTACAGAGCAGCGGGAAGAGTTCTGTTTTGGAGAGCCTGGTGGGCAGGGACATTCTACCGCGTGGTACCGGCGTCGTCACTCGCCGGCCCCTCATCCTGCAGCTTGTGCACATCGACGCGGAGGACCGCAGGAAAACCAACGAGGAGAACGGTAACGTGACAGTcatctcttcctcttttttttttcttatttccacGCTGTGGCTTTGCTGAGTGGAATTAGTCTGACATTACTTATTTAAACAGATCTTAAGAAGCTGTTATTGCAGTTCACACAGTTACATGTCTCTGATGTGCTTCTGCTTTGGTGGATTATGGCTTTTTATTTCGCTTAACAACAAGAAAGCTCTTtgaacagcctttttttttctttcgtctTTCTGTTGTTGTCTTCTTCctctgggaagtgcctcaaagcGACTCTGCATTGCTTCATCAGCATACAGATGTCGCAGATAGCCACGCTAACCATTTTGTCTCTCTTTAAACTCAGCATCCAGGAAAAATGGCCGCCTTTACAAAGGtctccttttctgttttcttcgtCTGTCTGTTTCTGTTGCACCCCCCACCTGTGAACCCAGCCCACCTGCTTAGCTCTTTGCCCTTTCTGCTTCATCCTGCCTCgtgtttttgcagctttttaaagTTGGCCCACCATGTTTGCTCCGTGCAGGTGGATCTGCGAGTAAGAAAAAGAGAGGAAGggtgtttatttcatttatttcattctgtatgtactctgtacatataaaatgacaGATAAAGTTCTCTAAGTAATTTACTTAAGATAAAAATTAATCAAttgaaatattatatatatatatatatatatatatatatatatatatatatatatatttttttttttaatttaagattCATGAATTTAACGATACCAACCTTTTTAACAAGGACAAATAACAGCATCCTTTGTGGAATTAACAGACTCCACCTTAATAGGCTTATTGTAGCCTGAATATATATACAGTTTTGGATGCATTTATTGGCAAATCTCCCactgaacttgttttttttttttgttttttgtttttaacaatgcTACCTTTTAACATAAGGAGGTCTATTCAGTGGGAAAgtgcaatattaaaaaaagtcaatttataCTTTAGATAGTCCTCAGCTGCCAATAGGACAGCGTTTGATCTTATTCCTAAACAGTTTCCATAACTGAAGCAAACAAAGAGGCGGATCTTTGTTCATTCCTCTGTTGGGTCCCCCTGGATCTTCCACGGCCCCATTCTTTCAGCTCGACAGGTTTTCCGTAGCATTTAAGTCTGGGAACACAGAGGGCCATGGAAGAAGGTTGATTTCCATCTCTGTGAAGCAGCTCTGTGTTGGCCAGATGTTTTTGATCAGAAATGTGACAACCATCGTTTAGTTTTCAGTTAGATACGTTGGTGATGCCGTTCACTCTTATCTAGGGTCCCGAGACCTTTGGATGTAAAGCCACCCACAGCAACAGCTTCATAGATCCTCCTCCAAACGTAACTTGTCGACGTATTCATCCATTGTTTTCATGCCAGACCAACCCTGGAGTGTTGCTGAAAAGCTCAAATGTATTCTTATTTGACCAAAGCCCATGTCTCGTTAGAGTTGAGCAAACTCAGTTGGTTTCACATTTGTGATGGTGAAAGGGTTCTTCCTGTCATCACACCCACAAAGCTATAGTTTCTAATGGCTGCTTTGGAGACTTGATGACTCTAGGATGGCAATTTTTCCTGCAGTTCTGAGacttttcttcctcctccttacTATCCTGCATGACTGAAAGAGAAACTAGGATCCTCGTCCATCCCAGTGGCTTGTAGTAGTAAAACCACAGCCTTTGTGTTGCATCATGTTTGTACTCCAGACATGTAaggattaataaataaaacaatcttgATCATTCGGATGAACTTAAAATTATAAATAGGAATGGCTTTAGTTTGGGATTGTTGGGGCTGCCAATAAAGGTATCCAGCAGGATACCTGTTCTGTCTTATAGAAGCCCTGTGTCTTCCCTGCCTGGCTTATTTCTCCTTTTGGCACTTTCTGCCTCTGCTCTCATTGTGTAAACTCATCAGATGTTGTGTTTTAAACCGCGCAGCCATCCgtgtttggtttagtttttcCCCACTCCACCCTTTGCTGTTGGGAGAAATCCTCCTGGGGGGGACATTTACCAGGGGACTGTTGCCATAGCAGCAGCCAAAGTTTCCATGACCACATGTGTTCTTATCTTTGTATTTCTGCAGGCATCGATGGAGAGGAATGGGGTAAATTCCTACACACCAAAAACAAGGTAGACCTCGCCAGCATTTCTCCTGGACTTCTTATGCTCTTTGTTGAAGTTTGCATTATTCGTGGCTTAATATGAACATTAGAACATTAGACTATCACATGCCTCTATTAATACACCTTAACGATTAGCTACAGGAGGGTATATTCTGAGTTTGTGCCGCATCTACAGCAGCAACATCTATAACCTGTAACGAGAGCCGCTGGGCCTTCTCAGCtgctaaaaatatatttggCTGGATGGGAAACGTCCTCCGTGGTTAAGTTCAATGAACAGTGATGTTCTCACAGCCTCCTGACTCTGATAAGAGAGATCACTGGACGCGTGTTTCAgcatcctgtttttattttgctcccTCCCTTCGTCTTTGTTAGCTAAAATAAGATGCCACTCATTCGGATGTCGCCTGATCATGCTCTCCTCACGTTGTGGGATCAAAACTCAACTTTCAGATCTATGCAGACTTCGAGGACATCAGGAAAGAAATCGAAGCGGAGACGGAAAGAATTACGGGTAACAACAAggtgtgcttaaaaaaaaaaaaaaaaacgagccgAACAAAAAGGTGAGGTGTGAAAATGTTGGCGTTTAAAGAAGTCCTGGGAAAACTTTTGCCTCTTTGTTTCAGGGTATCAGCGATGAGCCCATTCACCTGAAAATCTTCTCTCCACATGTTGTGAACCTCACGTTAGTCGACCTTCCCGGCATCACAAAAGTAAGAGCCGTTTTGGTTTTACTTCCAAAAAATCTATTGAGCGTTAAAAATCTTTAAACGGCtgtaaataatttgttttatcttACGTGTTTAGCGTTTTTGGGCcgcatttagcaaaaaaaataattttgggcCAGAAATAACTGTACATCAAGTTTCATGGAATCCTGAGTCAAATtttaaatttgacaaatttTACAATTTGGTTTAAGAAAAATAAGCAAGTGTGATTTGTATGACCAGCTGGAACATGTTAATGTTGGTCTCAGTTGTTAATTTTACTGCCTTACGGTTTGACACCTTTGTTGTTTATTCCTGTAAATAGGTACCAGTGGGAGACCAACCTAATGACATAGAGATCCAGATCAGGGAGCTAATTCTAAAATACATCGCCAACCCTAACTCCATAATCCTGGCTGTGACTGCTGCCAACACCGACATGGCAACGTCAGAGGCTCTAAAGGTGGCCCGAGAGGTTGACCCAGATGGTAAATGGCATCTTTGTCGTCTTTTCCCCTCCATGCCCCGTCTCTTTGTGGACATCTCATGATATTtcatttctgttctgtctctcctcGAGGTCGGTTAGGTTTTTCtcagctctccagagctccttatctgctaTTACCCCTGCCCCCActctcctgctatttgcttcgttttgtgtcttttgtgccatttcttcatagcaaccgaaagctctaaggcaattatggatctcgtcagctggtctctcaacactattgatcaaattttttcgactggaaagcaaaggaccggGGAGCGTGCCTGTCCCGATGGAGCTTTTTTTGTGGGATACATCTTGGACCCGTGGCAgaaatggtccacggtgtgcctctcaattctttctgttgaagatgtctacttatgcggatttacgatacttggattcctctttttttggcctcggaggatatttaatgtatcaacacCTTCAAAAGCCGCTGGCGGTCAATATGGCCTTGATGAGACGCGATCACGAGGTCgttgaatgaacaaaacggacggcttgataagctgaccgcggttgtggtccacagaggtgagatgggataaaacctggaagtgtgaacgttactagcccatcgattggattattggaatattggatcctgGAGCCAGCGGCGAAAAGACTCTAAGGCTGACAGAAAAGCTGgtgtcagcttgttctcataacaaattcaGTTTTTCAAATAGGACTCACCGCTATCAAATTCTCCCTGAGTTGTTATGACGACATCGCACAAATCCAGTACAACTGTCCCTCACTGTATGTGagggacggttgtactggaactgaattttcgattgtaatgcaaattgcagttgactaataaaattgattgattgatatgtTTCTGTGCTCTCTGTACACGTTGCCTCTGTGCTGTTTTTGTACTCATCAGTGCGCTTTTATGTTTAGGAAGGCGGACCCTCGCCGTGGTGACCAAGCTGGATCTTATGGACGCTGGCACAGACGCCATGGATGTTCTGATGGGCAGGGTCATTCCCGTCAAACTGGGTATTATTGGAGTGGTCAACAGGTATCACTGAAGCACGGTTCATTTAAAGGCAGCGACGTCAGACAATTGAGCTTCATTTTGACGTCGGCGCCTTCTGATGGCTGTTCTTGTGCATTTCTTTCAGGAGTCAGCTGGACATTAATCAAAAGAAATTGGTGGCTGATTCCATCCGTGATGAATATGCCTTCCTGCAAAAGAAGTATCCGTCTCTTGCAAACAGAAATGGAACCAAATACCTGGCCAGAACATTAAACAGGTATAAAGATAAAACATTCAATGTGGGCAACAGTATTCTATGAATTATGTGGTGGTTAAATTATCCTAAATAATCTGGATTATTATTACTGATCAAAATAGTAGGGATTTGGCCGAAGAGAGAAAgattgagggtttttttttttttttgaggagcCTTGAAAATCCTTTTAAATCTACCATTGCTGCTACAGGAAAGAAGCCCAGTGCTGTTACCATCATGCTCTGGGGCTGTTTTACGATTATTTGTAGCTGTGCAGGACTATTTCCCCAAACACGTCACAACTGGTTCTGAAGTGGATAAAGCAGCGAATAGCTAATTATGGAGTGGCTAAATTTGCTCATCCctgctgaatatatatatagactatGCTTAAAAATTGCTTTTGTGCCTGgagaaggaccaaattaaatcTGACCTCTCGTATTATCACAAAAGGAAACTAGAAGTCCAGCCAGATATATTCCACTTGCTGAAGGAGAATTTAAGTTTGATAAGTTTGAGGGATATGTTGAAGAGTGCTTTTATAATCACCGTAAATAGGAGAAAATCCCCTGTTGTTTTAATCTTGGTTGTATATTGTTATATCTAAGAAAATTTTGATTTTCATGAAAAAGTTCCATGTTGTCACTCATTTAATAAAGTGAGACTCTAATATCTGATAATATGTAGATAATATGTAGATCCATCACAGTGAAGTATCTCAAGCTttcatttcttgtaattttgctGATTATGGCTCATACTTAGCAAAAACCAAAAATTCAGCATcttagaaaattagaatattgtgtaaAGGTTCATTAGTAAGTTAGTTATTAGAAACTCGTTCCATCACACCAGATCAGCAAAACAGTCAAAGCAGCTGGAGAGGTTTTCTGAGCCTCTGAGTCTCTCAGTCTGGGTCTTTAGGCTACTAAGTCacggggaagactgctgactggaaaGATGTCCAGAAGGAGGGAAAGCCCAAAATATCCCTGCTTTCGAAGCTGCTTGTTCAGAGTTCTGCATCCAagcatattcatagaaagttaAGTGGATGAAGAAAGGGAAATATGCAACAGACAAATCTTACACATCGGCCCCATGTGTCGCGTTCCCTGGGTCTAGCCCCTCCTGAACCTGAGATGATATTAGAAGCATCTTACCCAGGCCAAGGAGAAACAAACTCGACTGTTGCTCAGTGATCCAACGCTTTTCAGGTGAAAGTGAAGTTTGCATTCAATTTGGAAAAggaggtcccagagtctggaggaagagtggagacaCAGAATCCATGTGTAGTCTagtcagtgatggttttggTTGCCATGCTatctggtgttggtccactgggttttctggaGTCCACTGTCAATGCGATCATCTACCAGAAacttttagagcacttcatgcttccttctgctgccAGGCTTTGTAGACACGCTGATTTCTGTTTCCAGCAGGATTTGCTTCTGGCTGCATCTTCTTCTTTCATTTTCCATAAGCCATAATCATTAAAATCACAGGAAATAAGGGCTTggaatatttcactctgtgtgtgagtttcactttctgagacGAGTGACCAAAATCTTTTCAAACTTCTTTACGATATTCAAAAACTTTGAGGTGTACCTGTAAGGATTCCTCCCTGAAACCATTCAAATGCCTCCTTAAAGGGATTAAATGACAGAGATGCCAACGGTGACGGTTTTTAATCTCTTCGCTGGCACTGTAGACGTACGTCTCCATTTTAAACAGGAACAGTTTGCTAAGTTACCGGCTACGCTTCCAATGGCCATACTGACTAGACCTCTGGCCTCTTTTCTCCTCCCAGGCTGTTGATGCACCACATCAGAGACTGTCTTCCCGAGCTGAAGACGAGGATCAACGTGCTGGCGGCGCAGTACCAGTCTTTGCTGAACGGCTACGGTGAGCCCGTTGAGGACAAGAGCGCCACCTTGCTGCAGCTCATCACCAAGTTCGCCGCAGAGTACTGCAACACCATAGAGGGCACGGCCAAGTACATCGAGACAGCCGAGCTGTAAGCCGCACAACTCTGAGCCGCATTCACCTCTAACTCATTGCAAATCGTTCCAGCAATCTAAACTCttcaaagttttgttttgtgatgGTTTTCTAGATGTGGCGGAGCAAGAATCTGTTACATTTTCCACGAGACGTTCGGTCGAACTTTAGAGTCTGTGGATCCTCTGGGTGGCCTGACGACCATCGACGTGCTGACTGCAATCAGAAACGCTACGGTATAATCTACATAATCTATATAATCTGTATATTCTTCGTCCGAACGGGGATCTCTAGGCCGGGTGACAGTGAGAATCTCTCCGACAGGGCCCGAGGCCCGCCCTGTTCGTGCCCGAGGTTTCGTTTGAGCTGCTGGTGAAGCGGCAGATCAAACGTCTGGAGGAGCCCAGTCTGCGTTGTGTGGAGTTGGTTCATGAAGAGATGCAGCGGATCATCCAGCACTGCAGCAATTACAGCACACAGGTGACAGCCGCTCTCATTAAACATGCACGAGCGGGCTGGGAATATACTCAAAATACTAAACTCTGACTTTTCTTTCTGCAGGAGTTATTGAGATTTCCCAAACTCCATGATGCCATAGTGGAGGTGGTCACCTCTCTGCTCAGAAGGAGACTTCCTGTCACAAATGACATGGTCAGAGAGTTGTCTGATTTAAAACCGGGAAGCAGACGGTTAGCAGCTGCAATctgatcagtttatttatttattttctttttctaattcCTCTGCAGGTTCACAACCTGGTTTCCATCGAGCTGGCCTACATCAACACCAAACACCCCGACTTTGCTGATGCCATTGGCCTCATGAACAATAATATAGATGTAAGGAGACTAGGTTGTGTTCTTCTCTCTACGGCGTTTTTTAACGCTGCTGACAGCACGGTTTTGTTAACcggactctcgccagatggattttgttccgcagagctccacacatccagctgggattgctccattggagctttatttcagaaggaggagccttatcaaaaatccttacATATGACTGGATAAACTACTTGTCCATCATCTTGGCTGACGTGCtgcttcaaccactcacatagAGGCCGAAAccattgtttccactaacaaaagccttcacagccgttctctggtgttcttttaaagagtGAATATTctgtagattggacaacactgatgaaatagcagcatcaatgttaccagtgaccagatttctctaatgaagaCCGGGGACGTCTCTGATTGTG
This genomic stretch from Fundulus heteroclitus isolate FHET01 chromosome 2, MU-UCD_Fhet_4.1, whole genome shotgun sequence harbors:
- the dnm1l gene encoding dynamin-1-like protein isoform X5, which translates into the protein MEALIPVINKLQDVFNTVGADIIQLPQIVVVGTQSSGKSSVLESLVGRDILPRGTGVVTRRPLILQLVHIDAEDRRKTNEENASRKNGRLYKGIDGEEWGKFLHTKNKIYADFEDIRKEIEAETERITGNNKGISDEPIHLKIFSPHVVNLTLVDLPGITKVPVGDQPNDIEIQIRELILKYIANPNSIILAVTAANTDMATSEALKVAREVDPDGRRTLAVVTKLDLMDAGTDAMDVLMGRVIPVKLGIIGVVNRSQLDINQKKLVADSIRDEYAFLQKKYPSLANRNGTKYLARTLNRLLMHHIRDCLPELKTRINVLAAQYQSLLNGYGEPVEDKSATLLQLITKFAAEYCNTIEGTAKYIETAELCGGARICYIFHETFGRTLESVDPLGGLTTIDVLTAIRNATGPRPALFVPEVSFELLVKRQIKRLEEPSLRCVELVHEEMQRIIQHCSNYSTQELLRFPKLHDAIVEVVTSLLRRRLPVTNDMVHNLVSIELAYINTKHPDFADAIGLMNNNIDFLTFFQEQRRNRMKDLPPSVPRDKSFKSPVGQPLPPTEPLALEGEATKVCPFLLLPAYSASGPT
- the dnm1l gene encoding dynamin-1-like protein isoform X4, with product MEALIPVINKLQDVFNTVGADIIQLPQIVVVGTQSSGKSSVLESLVGRDILPRGTGVVTRRPLILQLVHIDAEDRRKTNEENGIDGEEWGKFLHTKNKIYADFEDIRKEIEAETERITGNNKGISDEPIHLKIFSPHVVNLTLVDLPGITKVPVGDQPNDIEIQIRELILKYIANPNSIILAVTAANTDMATSEALKVAREVDPDGRRTLAVVTKLDLMDAGTDAMDVLMGRVIPVKLGIIGVVNRSQLDINQKKLVADSIRDEYAFLQKKYPSLANRNGTKYLARTLNRLLMHHIRDCLPELKTRINVLAAQYQSLLNGYGEPVEDKSATLLQLITKFAAEYCNTIEGTAKYIETAELCGGARICYIFHETFGRTLESVDPLGGLTTIDVLTAIRNATGPRPALFVPEVSFELLVKRQIKRLEEPSLRCVELVHEEMQRIIQHCSNYSTQELLRFPKLHDAIVEVVTSLLRRRLPVTNDMVHNLVSIELAYINTKHPDFADAIGLMNNNIDEQRRNRMKDLPPSVPRDKGAASSLQSASGVEQGDGGTGNWRGMFKKGEEGLPGDRTYPQLLPSVSPQRGHAVNLLDVPVPVSRKLSAREQRDCEVIERLIKSYFLIVRKNIQDSVPKAVMHFLVNHVKDCLQSELVGQLYKTALLNDLLIESEDMAQRRNEASDMLKALQKASQVIAEIRETHMW
- the dnm1l gene encoding dynamin-1-like protein isoform X6 is translated as MEALIPVINKLQDVFNTVGADIIQLPQIVVVGTQSSGKSSVLESLVGRDILPRGTGVVTRRPLILQLVHIDAEDRRKTNEENASRKNGRLYKGIDGEEWGKFLHTKNKIYADFEDIRKEIEAETERITGNNKGISDEPIHLKIFSPHVVNLTLVDLPGITKVPVGDQPNDIEIQIRELILKYIANPNSIILAVTAANTDMATSEALKVAREVDPDGRRTLAVVTKLDLMDAGTDAMDVLMGRVIPVKLGIIGVVNRSQLDINQKKLVADSIRDEYAFLQKKYPSLANRNGTKYLARTLNRLLMHHIRDCLPELKTRINVLAAQYQSLLNGYGEPVEDKSATLLQLITKFAAEYCNTIEGTAKYIETAELCGGARICYIFHETFGRTLESVDPLGGLTTIDVLTAIRNATGPRPALFVPEVSFELLVKRQIKRLEEPSLRCVELVHEEMQRIIQHCSNYSTQELLRFPKLHDAIVEVVTSLLRRRLPVTNDMVHNLVSIELAYINTKHPDFADAIGLMNNNIDEQRRNRMKDLPPSVPRDKSFKSPVGQPLPPTEPLALEGEATKGAASSLQSASGVEQGDGGTGNWRGMFKKGEEGLPGDRTYPQLLPSVSPQRGHAVNLLDVPVPVSRKLSAREQRDCEVIERLIKSYFLIVRKNIQDSVPKAVMHFLVNHVKDCLQSELVGQLYKTALLNDLLIESEDMAQRRNEASDMLKALQKASQVIAEIRETHMW
- the dnm1l gene encoding dynamin-1-like protein isoform X2, which gives rise to MEALIPVINKLQDVFNTVGADIIQLPQIVVVGTQSSGKSSVLESLVGRDILPRGTGVVTRRPLILQLVHIDAEDRRKTNEENASRKNGRLYKGIDGEEWGKFLHTKNKIYADFEDIRKEIEAETERITGNNKGISDEPIHLKIFSPHVVNLTLVDLPGITKVPVGDQPNDIEIQIRELILKYIANPNSIILAVTAANTDMATSEALKVAREVDPDGRRTLAVVTKLDLMDAGTDAMDVLMGRVIPVKLGIIGVVNRSQLDINQKKLVADSIRDEYAFLQKKYPSLANRNGTKYLARTLNRLLMHHIRDCLPELKTRINVLAAQYQSLLNGYGEPVEDKSATLLQLITKFAAEYCNTIEGTAKYIETAELCGGARICYIFHETFGRTLESVDPLGGLTTIDVLTAIRNATGPRPALFVPEVSFELLVKRQIKRLEEPSLRCVELVHEEMQRIIQHCSNYSTQELLRFPKLHDAIVEVVTSLLRRRLPVTNDMVHNLVSIELAYINTKHPDFADAIGLMNNNIDEQRRNRMKDLPPSVPRDKGAASSLQSASGVEQGDGGTGNWRGMFKKGEEGLPGDRTYPQLLPSVSPQRGHAVNLLDVPVPVSRKLSAREQRDCEVIERLIKSYFLIVRKNIQDSVPKAVMHFLVNHVKDCLQSELVGQLYKTALLNDLLIESEDMAQRRNEASDMLKALQKASQVIAEIRETHMW
- the dnm1l gene encoding dynamin-1-like protein isoform X3, with amino-acid sequence MEALIPVINKLQDVFNTVGADIIQLPQIVVVGTQSSGKSSVLESLVGRDILPRGTGVVTRRPLILQLVHIDAEDRRKTNEENGIDGEEWGKFLHTKNKIYADFEDIRKEIEAETERITGNNKGISDEPIHLKIFSPHVVNLTLVDLPGITKVPVGDQPNDIEIQIRELILKYIANPNSIILAVTAANTDMATSEALKVAREVDPDGRRTLAVVTKLDLMDAGTDAMDVLMGRVIPVKLGIIGVVNRSQLDINQKKLVADSIRDEYAFLQKKYPSLANRNGTKYLARTLNRLLMHHIRDCLPELKTRINVLAAQYQSLLNGYGEPVEDKSATLLQLITKFAAEYCNTIEGTAKYIETAELCGGARICYIFHETFGRTLESVDPLGGLTTIDVLTAIRNATGPRPALFVPEVSFELLVKRQIKRLEEPSLRCVELVHEEMQRIIQHCSNYSTQELLRFPKLHDAIVEVVTSLLRRRLPVTNDMVHNLVSIELAYINTKHPDFADAIGLMNNNIDFLTFFQEQRRNRMKDLPPSVPRDKGAASSLQSASGVEQGDGGTGNWRGMFKKGEEGLPGDRTYPQLLPSVSPQRGHAVNLLDVPVPVSRKLSAREQRDCEVIERLIKSYFLIVRKNIQDSVPKAVMHFLVNHVKDCLQSELVGQLYKTALLNDLLIESEDMAQRRNEASDMLKALQKASQVIAEIRETHMW